Proteins encoded within one genomic window of Aerosakkonema funiforme FACHB-1375:
- a CDS encoding DUF3181 family protein, translating to MAKTNTSEAIEKLAAEIGENVYIDIAKWHLYLREAHLHTPLAERVYPMLQNNSLEESKVLQILSDIPVKIGGKREIPLADLIPTASQVNLMDILEEYQRKM from the coding sequence ATGGCAAAAACCAATACTTCTGAAGCGATCGAAAAACTGGCCGCCGAAATAGGCGAAAATGTTTATATCGACATTGCCAAGTGGCATCTCTACTTGCGGGAAGCACATTTACACACCCCCCTCGCGGAACGGGTATATCCCATGCTTCAGAATAATTCTCTTGAAGAAAGTAAGGTGCTACAAATTCTGTCAGATATTCCTGTCAAGATAGGCGGAAAAAGAGAAATTCCGCTCGCCGATTTGATACCGACAGCCAGTCAGGTGAATTTGATGGATATTTTGGAAGAATATCAACGCAAAATGTAG
- a CDS encoding DUF4276 family protein yields MRELVFLLEELSAQVMIEGILPKIISAELDIFVRYIVFEGKQDLEKQMVRKLQKYKNPDATFIILRDRDSGNCQDIKTKLKQKCEEANKSQAIVRIACRELESWYLSDLEAVEKAYEKPNLSSRQNEKKFRNPDELGNPSQELKSLVPEYQKINGSRIIAPYLNIENTRSRSFYHFISSIKRIIQSYPTI; encoded by the coding sequence ATGAGAGAGCTTGTTTTCTTACTAGAAGAACTATCGGCACAAGTAATGATTGAAGGTATTTTACCGAAGATAATATCGGCAGAACTGGATATATTTGTTAGGTATATTGTTTTTGAAGGTAAACAAGACCTAGAAAAGCAGATGGTACGAAAACTACAAAAATATAAGAATCCGGATGCAACATTTATTATTTTGCGCGATCGAGATTCTGGCAACTGCCAAGATATTAAAACGAAACTTAAACAAAAATGCGAAGAAGCAAATAAGTCTCAAGCTATTGTACGTATTGCCTGTCGCGAACTGGAAAGCTGGTATCTTTCCGATCTAGAGGCGGTGGAAAAAGCTTATGAGAAACCCAATCTTTCCTCACGACAAAATGAAAAGAAATTCCGAAATCCCGATGAGCTTGGAAATCCATCACAAGAATTGAAATCCCTTGTACCTGAATACCAGAAGATAAACGGTTCGAGAATAATAGCACCTTATTTGAATATTGAAAACACACGCTCCCGCAGTTTTTATCATTTTATCAGTTCAATCAAAAGAATTATTCAGTCTTACCCTACAATCTAG
- a CDS encoding AAA family ATPase, which translates to MKIESIRLKNFKAFRELEIKKIPKMCVFVGANGTGKTTIFNVFSFLKDALTDNIHIALTKLGGARGFQEVRSRNSTGAIEIELKFSQDDKSPLVTYSLKINEEDDRPIIEKEILQYQEDSKGQAWRFLDFCKGKGEAVINQPDRITDRTELRWEKYEMKSPDILALKGLAQFEQFPASKAIGDLLENWHISDFHIQQARPERESGYAEHLSKEGENLALVTQFLYNRHRDIFNKIIEKLKQRVPGITQVDAKITEEGRVLLRFKDGDFQDPFLARYVSDGTLKMFAYLVLLYDPKPHPLLCVEEPENQFYPKLLNELAEEFRDYARRGGQVFVSTHSPDFLNGCELEEVFWLKKERGYTFVKRASEDEQIKAYMNDGDKLGYLWRQGFFEGADPL; encoded by the coding sequence ATGAAAATCGAAAGTATCCGCCTAAAAAATTTTAAAGCTTTCAGAGAACTTGAAATCAAAAAGATTCCTAAAATGTGCGTTTTCGTCGGTGCAAATGGTACAGGTAAAACAACCATTTTTAACGTATTCAGTTTTCTCAAAGATGCTTTAACTGATAACATTCATATTGCCCTAACCAAATTAGGAGGCGCGAGAGGATTTCAGGAAGTAAGAAGCCGGAATTCAACAGGAGCGATAGAAATTGAATTAAAGTTTAGTCAAGATGATAAATCCCCATTAGTTACCTATTCTTTAAAAATAAACGAAGAAGACGATCGCCCTATAATAGAAAAAGAGATTCTCCAATACCAAGAGGATAGTAAAGGTCAGGCTTGGCGTTTTCTGGATTTTTGTAAAGGTAAGGGAGAAGCTGTTATCAATCAACCCGATCGAATTACCGATCGCACAGAGTTAAGATGGGAAAAATATGAAATGAAATCTCCAGATATTCTGGCCTTGAAAGGTTTGGCGCAATTTGAACAATTTCCGGCAAGTAAAGCCATTGGTGATTTGCTTGAAAACTGGCATATTTCCGATTTTCACATCCAGCAAGCGCGACCGGAAAGGGAATCTGGTTATGCCGAACATCTCTCAAAAGAGGGTGAAAACTTAGCGCTGGTGACACAGTTTTTGTATAATAGGCATCGTGATATTTTTAATAAAATCATTGAAAAGCTGAAACAGCGAGTTCCTGGTATAACTCAGGTTGATGCAAAAATTACTGAAGAAGGGCGGGTACTGCTTCGGTTTAAGGACGGCGATTTTCAAGACCCTTTTCTGGCGCGATATGTCTCTGATGGGACGCTCAAAATGTTTGCTTATTTAGTGCTTTTGTACGATCCAAAGCCGCATCCACTGCTATGTGTGGAAGAACCAGAAAACCAGTTTTACCCGAAACTACTTAACGAACTTGCAGAAGAATTTAGGGATTATGCACGCCGGGGAGGTCAAGTTTTTGTATCTACTCATTCTCCAGATTTTTTAAATGGTTGCGAACTTGAAGAAGTATTTTGGCTAAAAAAAGAAAGAGGTTACACATTCGTTAAGCGAGCGAGTGAAGATGAACAAATCAAAGCTTACATGAATGATGGAGATAAACTCGGCTATCTCTGGCGACAGGGTTTTTTTGAAGGGGCAGATCCGCTATGA
- a CDS encoding 2TM domain-containing protein, translating to MPPRWPRKPDRNDPAFRKLDDRMNFATHVAIFAASNSGIWFFDILKNAEWPWAKWVTGGWALVLVAHAVYIFAIANYSQPQLTSETPTKSPQG from the coding sequence ATGCCTCCTCGTTGGCCCCGCAAACCCGATCGCAATGACCCCGCTTTCCGCAAACTCGATGACCGCATGAACTTCGCCACCCATGTCGCAATTTTTGCTGCTAGTAATTCCGGTATATGGTTTTTCGATATCCTGAAAAATGCTGAATGGCCTTGGGCCAAGTGGGTGACGGGTGGATGGGCGCTGGTTTTGGTGGCCCATGCTGTGTATATTTTTGCGATCGCAAACTACTCCCAACCGCAACTGACATCGGAAACGCCCACAAAATCTCCCCAAGGATAG